The window GTGCATTGTGCCCGGCTGGAGGTTATCCATGAGGACCGTATCGCCATCAGCAACTATCAAAAACCAGCAGGTCTCTTTGACCGTTATCTTCAGATGCAAGCGGTTGTCTTCCAGAGTCAGCTCTTCAAGGCTGTCATTCATCAGCGAATCTGTTTCAATAAGCGAAGAATCGACCACGGTAAGGAGTGTCGTATCCTCCGGCGACGCTTTTTCCGCCTCTGCGCTGCTGGGAAGCTCCCCTTTGAAAATCAACACCACCACCAGGGCGACCACCACCAGCACCCCGACAATGAACCAGAGCCCCTTCCGCGAATTCCGGGATGTTGAGGCATTGTTGGCAAGAGAGGTCGGTTTATCAGATGTAGAAGCATTCTCCGCAGCAGAATTTGGCTCCGGAGACTCCTCCACAATTTTGCTGCCGAAAAGCTCATCGGCATCAAAGCCGAGCTCTTTGGCGTAGGAACGGGCAAAAAGGTCATAGTAAATCGGGGAGAAGAAGGCTTTGACATCCCCCTCTTCAATTGCCTCGATGTTTTTCTCAAGGATTTTTGTCTCCGCCGCCATGGTTGCTATATCGCGGCCCAGTTCAATCCTTTTTGCTTTCAGGATTTCCCCGATTTCTTTGTACAGATATTTCATTTTGCCTTTAATTCAGAGTAAATTTTACCTGCCAAATAATCCAAAAGGGTCATCGGCAGACCGATAACATTATCAATATTTCCCTCTACTCTGTCAACTAAAAAACCGCCGGCATTCTGTATGCCATATGCCCCGGCTTTGTCGAGCGGCTCGCCGGTCCGAATATAGGCTTTAATCGCCTCATCAGAGACTTCTTTGAAGAATACGTCACTAAGTTCCGAACCGATAACAGCGGCATGCCGGTGACTTTGCAGAGAGACGGCGGAGCAAACAGTATGCTTTTTTCCGGAGAGAGCGCGGAGCATCTGGAAGGCATGGTCAGGAGAACTGGGCTTGCCGAGGATTTTTCCTTCAAGAATCACGATGGTATCGCATCCGATGATGATTTCATCGGGAGTCGTCAATGGCAGCACCGCTTCCGTCTTGAGGAATGACAGTCGTTCGGCATATCTGACCGGGTCCTCAGCAAGATGGTTATTTTCATCGATATCAGGAATCAGCTGCCGGAAGGGAATCGCATTTTCCTCAAGAAGAGAGACTCTTCGCGGCGAGCCGGATGCCAGTACAAGTCGATAACGGGACAGCAGGCTGCGAATATTAGAATAATTCCTGGTCATCGAGGATTATGGTAACGGGACCATTATTTGTTAGGGTCACTTTCATTTTTGCCGCGAACCGTCCGGAAGCGGTCTTCAATCCGGCCTGCCGGAACTCATCAACGGTACGATTATACATCTTCTCGGCTTCTGTTGGGGGCATTGCTGTATCAAAGCCGGGACGGCGTCCCCGGCGGCAATCGGCGTACAGGGTGAATTGCGAGACAACCAGAAGCTCCCCTTTTACGTCCAATATGGAAAGATTCATTTTCCCCTGGTCGTCCTCGAAGATTCTTAGGTTCAGGCACTTATCCACCATCCGTGAAATCCGGGAGGGGTCATCATCTCTGCGATAGCCGCAAAGTATGACAAGTCCCCGTCCAATGGAACCGACAGCATCCTCATCAACGGTCACGGATGCGCTATCTACTCTTTGAATGACAAACCGCATATATTTGCATCGCCAATATATGTAATAGATAACCTGGCGCAACCGAATATGATTGCGAGAAATTGTTTTACTTATTATTTTTGAGGCAAGTTTCAGAACGAAAGGCGGCGCATCGAAATGGAATTCGAGAAAATCTCGCTGGGAATTGACATCGGCTCGATATCGGTAAAGGTTGCGGTTATTGACGAATCGGGGCGGATAGTCAAGACCGTTTACAGGCGATTTCATGGCCGCCCCTATCAAACCCTTCAGAGTCTACTGGAAGAGGAGTTTGCCACATACCTTAGCTCAGAGGTGCATCTGGGGTTTACCGGCATTGGGGCACGAACGGGGGTTAAGATTCTCGGAGGTGTTGCCCTGGGGGAAATTCCGGCCCTCTCCGCCGCAAATTATCGTCTGGCGCCGAACGTGCGGACTATCATCGAGATGGGGGGCGAGAGCTCCAAATATATAGAGATTGATGCCTCGCAGCAGACCGTGGTAGATTTCAGCATGAATAATCTATGCGCGGCCGGCACCGGTTCGTTTCTGGACCAGCAGGCGGGGCGACTAAAAATATCGATTGAGAAAGAATTCGGGCAGATGGCGCTCAAGTCGCAGCATCCGCCACGTATTGCCGGACGCTGTTCGGTGTTTGCCAAGTCCGATATGATACACCTGCAGCAGATTGCCACACCAGATTATGATATTGTAGCCGGCTTATGTTTCGCGGTGGCGCGCAATTTCAAGAGCGCAATAGCGCGCGGCAAGAAGTTCACGCCGCCGGTGGCATTCGAAGGAGGGGTTGCGGCTAATCCGGGTGTGGTGCGCGCCTTCAAAGAGATTCTTGAGATTGAAGACAGGCAGTTTATCATACCTGAGAAATTTAATGTCATGGGGGCAATCGGCGCGGCGCTGCTGGCAAGAAAAGCTGGACCTGAATCAATAGCAGTAGTGGAACCGGAAAAAATAGCGGGGTATCTGAAATTCCGCGAGATTCCCAAAAGCGGCAAGGTGAGGCTGACCTTTGATTTCCCGGAGTTCAAGCATTACGGGATAACTTCGGAAAAGTATGGGAAGGTATCGGACGGTCTGGATGTCTTTCTGGGAATTGATGTCGGCTCGCTATCGACCAATCTGGTGCTTATCGAACGGGATAAGAAAGTGGTGGCGCGCCGATATTTGATGACCGAAGGGCGTCCAATTGAGGCGGT of the Candidatus Zixiibacteriota bacterium genome contains:
- a CDS encoding RodZ domain-containing protein encodes the protein MKYLYKEIGEILKAKRIELGRDIATMAAETKILEKNIEAIEEGDVKAFFSPIYYDLFARSYAKELGFDADELFGSKIVEESPEPNSAAENASTSDKPTSLANNASTSRNSRKGLWFIVGVLVVVALVVVLIFKGELPSSAEAEKASPEDTTLLTVVDSSLIETDSLMNDSLEELTLEDNRLHLKITVKETCWFLIVADGDTVLMDNLQPGTMHDFTAINRFQISAGNPAGAEYKLNDTALKPLSPSGKPIRALEINHQNKASFFELGGGSQ
- a CDS encoding Maf family protein: MTRNYSNIRSLLSRYRLVLASGSPRRVSLLEENAIPFRQLIPDIDENNHLAEDPVRYAERLSFLKTEAVLPLTTPDEIIIGCDTIVILEGKILGKPSSPDHAFQMLRALSGKKHTVCSAVSLQSHRHAAVIGSELSDVFFKEVSDEAIKAYIRTGEPLDKAGAYGIQNAGGFLVDRVEGNIDNVIGLPMTLLDYLAGKIYSELKAK
- the dtd gene encoding D-aminoacyl-tRNA deacylase; this encodes MRFVIQRVDSASVTVDEDAVGSIGRGLVILCGYRRDDDPSRISRMVDKCLNLRIFEDDQGKMNLSILDVKGELLVVSQFTLYADCRRGRRPGFDTAMPPTEAEKMYNRTVDEFRQAGLKTASGRFAAKMKVTLTNNGPVTIILDDQELF